CATATTCTTCAGAACATTTATGAGCTGGTtgcacacactttgtgtgtgtgtgtgtgtgtgtgtgtgtgtgtgtgtgtgtgtgtgtgtgtgtgcgtgcgtgcgtgcatttatatgcatgtgtatacacgtgtatgtatcataattgtgtgtgtgtgtgtgtgtgtgtgtgtgtgtgagacagtgtgtgtgtgtacatgtacatgtgcatgtgctaGAGGACTGAAAGGACTGTTATGCTACTTTCTGATGCTGTACTCTATTTCATTATGACTTTAATATTTGCTCCAGCCCTATAAAGAGGTACACAACTGCTTTCAGAAAATATCAAACTGTAATTACATAAGCTAGCGTAATTTGCAATCAGAGCATTTTTAAGTATCTAACCTGTCTCTTAAAGTATgtgtagaaataaaataaagaaaaaaatgcagcCATACATTTCACACGATGTGTTGTCGGAGGGGGCATTTGAATAAACTTCTCGTTGACACGTagtgtgaatcacacacacacacactgatcttcCACGTTTCAAATGACCTCTTAACTGAAAATAATctatgtttactgtgcattttaTAAATACACTGCTACCACAAACTCTGCGGTGCCGACACGTAGCCTTCGCTTCAAATTTACCGTCTGCTGCACAAGGGACATCATTCACATTATACTGGATTTGACCTATGGAACCATTGATTTGCTGACAGTGCCTGCTTTCCTGAAAGCCAGCCGTTAAGTTTTGTTAACTCCATATTCAATGGCAATAAACGAACGACAAATTTCAAACGCAAATTTGTGTCTTTGTGATATTCAAGAAAATGACAAAACTGCATCGTTGAAATTGTCCGATGTGACCTGGGGTCACGGGCGACAATTCTCCGCCGCGTTCATCTATAAATAGCATTCTTTGCCTGAGGTCGCCTCGCGTGAAATTCTCACTGCAGCGCATCTCTTGTCTTGTGCATATCTGCAGCTATCGAATAATCTTCTGTCCAGTCAGTTCGACCACAATGGAACTGCTTCAGTCAGAAAAGAAACGAGAGAAACTGGATTTGCTCCAATCAGAAAAGAAACGAGAGAAACTGGCAGATGAAGGTTATATGTATCTTGTCGACAAAAGGTCCACGTTCGACCCTTCCGTCTGCTACTGGAGATGTGAATTTTATCGGGGAAGAGAAATCAGGTGTTCAGCTCGACTGCACACAAAGAATGGACAGATCGTGAAAAGAATGGGCAAACACGTCCACGAGCCGAACTTTTATCGAGTGCAAGCACTGAAACTCGTGCAGGAAATCAAAGACAGGGCGCTCGTTTCGAACGAAGGGACCCGCGAGGTGATAGCTGCGGTCCAAGCTAACGTTTCCAAAGAAGTGCTGGCCGCGATGCCCTCCACGGCTTCGCTGTGTCGGTCTGTCCAAAGAGAGAAACAAGCCAGGCAGAGAGCCCCACGGGGGATGCTCCCGATGTCCGCGGCCCATCCCTCAGACTGGCAGCAGTGGGAGGGTGACGGTGGACACAAGGCGAGGCATGTGTCGGACCCAGAACTTTCACAGGGTGAAGCAGATCCCAAAGACAGTGGTGATCCTGGCTTCGAGTTTGAAGTGTTGAAGGAGGAAGTCATGGAGCACGTTGAGGAAGACGAGGAAAAACCTGTCCCAGTTCAGGTGGGCCAGGGTATCATAGTGATGTGTGTTTTATTAAAGGTATACAGGCAGAAAAGGAACAACACATATATATGCTGAAATTGGCTTTGTAAAGAAAATGTAGACCAGTTGAATAATAATATCTATGAGCTGgttgcacacccacacatactctgtgtgtgtgtgtgtgtgtgtacgtgtgtgagtgtaagtgtgtgcaaagaatgtgtgtgtgtgtgtgtgtgactgtacgtgtgtgagtgtgtgtgtgtgtgtgactgtacgtgtgtgagtgtaagtgtgtgcaaaGAATGTGAGTTCTCACTTTCCAATTTTGCCACAAATTGGATAAAAAATGGCTAAGTCATTTGAATATATACAAAATCATCAGTCACTGTGACCACAATCACATTGCGACCATATTCAAAGTCCAAGTTCACCAACCTTTTCCACCCGCCTGGCTATTATGACCTTAATCTAAGTTCAAGGTCATGAACTCACCAGCCTTTTCCACTCCTCTGGAGTATTTTGTGACCTTAATCAAAGTTCAAGGTCATACTGCCCCAGTCTTTTCCTGTTGCTGGCCCCTTTGCATGAATATCCAAAGGGGTCAAGGTACTTACAGGTCTGCACAATGTTTACTTAGAggagatctggaaaaaaaaatcccccccctccccccacatcagaTGCCGATGTTGGAACAGCCCAGGATCTGAAGATTGAGAGTCAAAGGTACCTGGTTTCTGATGGGGATactttccttccatccctcctgaCAAATATTCATTGTTTTAATCTGGGAGTTGCAGGTGTGGGAGGAGTAGAGTGATGTTTGGTTATGCCTTAACCCCATGACTTTTACTGacaagtatgatgatgatgataatatataaaTATGGATATACTTGGTGCCTAACCTCGGTCAGAGAGCAAGCCTTAAGTGCTTTGTATGCTGTTTGTGTTGTAAATTGTATGTatttctgttgaaaaattcacAATGATAAACATGATGCAGCTATTTAATGTATTAATAAACATAAAATTACATTTCTAAAATATATTTTGTAGTTCAACCAGCACAGAAACATAATGTATATATcccataatttcaaaatgctttCAGTAGAAAAATTTCCTCTCAGTGCAGTATATGGTTTGTGTACTTTTGATGACAAAAAAGTAGCctgtagaatttttttttgtgtgtgtgtgatttttttttttttttttatacattaatTCATACCAATTTTCACTGAAAATTCCCTGGCAGAGGCCTGAGTTGAACAACAGACATCAAAGTGTTTTACTGGCGGTGTAAATGGCAGGGTCCTATCCTGGAGATTCATACAGCAAAGCTGACGGGGGCCGGGATGTGGACGTATAGGGAAGTCAGCCAGAGGGCAGACTACGTCTCCACAAGGACAGCGTTTTCCGACAATGTGCTGGGTCACTGGACAGTGGCAGGTCATGGGGTCAACCAGGTCACACAGCTCATCCAGTATGGTGAGAAATGTGGTTGCTGTTGTGGAAGTCATTTGCACAGAGGGAAATAGGATGATGAAAATCTTAACATGAAGTATCTGTTCTTtcatgggtttttcttttcttttttagtgaAAGCAAGATTCAGATccaaaagaaatgcaaaaatcatgtgtgatgtgtgcaaagaactgaattttattttcatatttttctgTCGCACCAAATCTTCAGTTCTGTCAGGTTGTATTGGACTCAATAATTTGTTGTTTGCTGACTGTCAAAAAAACCCATctaggcaaccatgtgtttgttctgtattgtcagTATATATTATGTGTGACATATTAAGgataaaaggctatgccagtcttgaatgaaagctaatttgtgtttgtacatttcttctgtcattgctgctttgTGCATATGTGAAATGATCGGACGTATAAGGACAAACACGtaacttcctttttttgaggaagtgtctgggtttgttccagtgcaccttttatttacctgtgtgttagctgaatcagtagcataagcagcattgccttgaagttatgtaccttgtaaaaggagagttaccactttttttATTGCGGTTTTGTCCTTTGCTAACCTAGTCTCATTGTTCTTTCGTTTCGGTTTCATAAACACAGACATGGAATGGTGTAAATGAGTGACAAAGCCGTCCCCTTCCCATGCTGCATTGCAGACAGCCTCAGTCACCTGCTGAAGGTGCAGCAGGAGATGGAGAACAGCAGTGTGTGGCGTGAGCTGCATCAGCCCCTGGACAGTGGCATCGTGTCGTCAGACAGCGTCCTCACTGTTCTGGATCCAACCACCAGGATGGACTGTCAGTTTGAATCCTCAGAAAAAGGTACCCCCCCAACACATCTTCCTATCCTCAAAGCATTCATGTCTTTGCTTCAGCTGGGTGACAGAGCAGTCTCTCTAACAAAGAAGCAGCTTTGTTTCTACCAGATTAGTTCACAGAACAGATTGTCATTAAAGGCTAATGGTTTCTGGTGCAAAAAATTCAAGaaagtaatgaaagaaaaaaaaggcatgaaaTGATATGTTTGACTcagagtgtgtgaatatgtagtTATATTCTGATTAATTTCATATAACTAACCTCCAACTTTTTCTGCTCCAGAAATTTTAGATAAACTCGAGTTTTCTGGTGCTGTTATTTTCTCCGCTTAACTGTATTCCTGTAGTTCAGTTTTAtgttgccgatattttctctgcTTAACTGTATTCCTGTAGTTCAGTTTTCtgttgccgatattttctctgcTTAACTGTATTCCTGTAGTTCAAAGCACCCAGGTGCCCACGTTCATTCTTGTTTATAAATATCATATGTGCGTGAAAAATGGGTTACCATGGCTTCAGTTTTTCACATGTAATACCAGTTGATGTCTGCATTGTGAAATGCCCTGACAAGTATTTCAAAAGTTGGATGTGTAGGATGACAGATGATCAAAGGTTACTGTACACCCTGCCCATTCTTTGTGAATGCCACAATATTCTTCTGGTCTGTAACATTAACAGTGGTTACACTTATAGACATGACAGATGCCCCCATCAGCAGtagcacacatgaacacaaaagtGAAATTTGCATACATGTGAATAGCAGTTTAAGTATATTGCAGTAAAGCATTTGTGCCCTTTGTATTCACCCACACACttaccttcacacactcacatagatgcatgcacaaaaagatatgtatgcatgcacaccgATTCATTATAACCTGAATCTCACTTTGCACTGACTTAGTCCATTGTCCTCTTTTTGTGCATTTTTCTTCTGTGTAGTGAATGaaagtgtgtgcgcatgtgtcgtgctgtgtgctgacatttctctctgtgcatgtgtcgtgctgtgtgctgacatttctctctgtgtgcatgt
The sequence above is drawn from the Babylonia areolata isolate BAREFJ2019XMU chromosome 26, ASM4173473v1, whole genome shotgun sequence genome and encodes:
- the LOC143300509 gene encoding uncharacterized protein LOC143300509, encoding MELLQSEKKREKLDLLQSEKKREKLADEGYMYLVDKRSTFDPSVCYWRCEFYRGREIRCSARLHTKNGQIVKRMGKHVHEPNFYRVQALKLVQEIKDRALVSNEGTREVIAAVQANVSKEVLAAMPSTASLCRSVQREKQARQRAPRGMLPMSAAHPSDWQQWEGDGGHKARHVSDPELSQGEADPKDSGDPGFEFEVLKEEVMEHVEEDEEKPVPVQGPILEIHTAKLTGAGMWTYREVSQRADYVSTRTAFSDNVLGHWTVAGHGVNQVTQLIQYDSLSHLLKVQQEMENSSVWRELHQPLDSGIVSSDSVLTVLDPTTRMDCQFESSEKAVYELQVFPEQSCLVMLGSKAILVGRFLSLYGPSRTEYRLLRYPDADAAFAAAYHSLHSLPAGTERRVLVPLSTSMLH